The DNA segment GGCGGGGAGGTCGTTGACCACTCCAGTGTGCGACCGTCCCAGGGGTCGCCGGTGTGATCTCGCAGCGACTCACGGCGCAGAACCGACACCACGATCTGGATGATGAACGCAACGACGCCGACAGCGATGAGCAGGGCGCCGATCGCCGCAGTCACGAAAAAGGCGCCGTAGATTGTGTCTTCGAACTGGCTGAGTCGGCGTGTCACACCCATCAGGCCGAGGACATAGATCGGCATGAAGGCAAGGTAGAAGCCAGCCACCCAGCCCCAGAAGCTGACCTTGCCCCAGAACGGGTCGAGCTTGAAGCCGAACGCCTTGGGAAACCAGAACACGATGCCTGCGAAGATGCCGTAGACGACACCGCCGATGATGACGTTGTGGAAGTGCGCAATCAGGAACAGGCTGTTGTGGAGCACGTAGTCCGCTGGCGGTACGGCGAGCAACACGCCCGTCATGCCACCGATGACGAAGGTCAGCATGAAGGCCAGCGTCCACATCATCGGGAGCTCGAAACGCACACGGCCCTTGTACATCGTGAACAACCAATTGAACAGCTTCGCACCTGTCGGTATCGAGATGATCATGGTCGTGATGCCGAAAAAGGAGTTCACGCTTGCGCCGGCCCCCATCGTGAAGAAATGGTGCAACCACACGATGTACGACAGGATCATGATCACGCAGGTGGCGTACACCATCGAGGTGTAGCCGAACAGACGCTTGCCGGTGAACACTGGCACGATTTCGGAAAAGATGCCGAAAATCGGCAGTATCAGGATGTAGACCTCCGGGTGACCCCAGATCCAGATCAGGTTCACGTACATCATCGGGTTGCCACCGAGGTCGTTCGTGAAGAAGTTGGTACCGAGGTAACGGTCTGCGGTCAGCAGCGCCAGGGTTGCCGACAACACCGGGAAAGTCGCCACGATCAACACGTTGGTGCAGAGCGTGGTCCAACAGAACACCGGCATCTTCATCCAACTCATGCCGGGCGCACGCATCTTGACCAGCGTGACGATGAGGTTGATTCCCGAGAGCGTCGTGCCGATGCCTGCGATGTTGAGCGACCAGAGGTAGTAGTCCATCCCGACGCCGGGGCTGAAGGTGAGGCCGGACAACGGCGGGTACGCCAACCAACCGGCAGTCGAGAACTCGCCCACGAACAGTGACACCATGATGAGCACGGCGCCCGACACTGTCAGCCAGAAACTGAGGTTGTTCAGGAAGGGGAAAGCGACATCCCGCGCACCGATCTGCAACGGCATCACGTAGTTCATGAAGCCGGTCACGAGCGGCATCGCGACGAAGAAGATCATGATCACGCCGTGCGCGGTGAAGATCTGGTCGTAGTGGTGCGGGTCGAGGAAGCTGCCAATGCCCATGGACGCGAGCGCCTGTTGGGCGCGCATCAACAGCGCATCGGCGAAACCGCGCAGCAACATCACGATACCCAGCACCATGTACATGATGCCGATTTTCTTGTGGTCCACCGAGGTGAACCATTCGCGCCAGAGGTAGCCCCAGAGTTTGAAGTAGGTCAGCGCGCCAACGAGCGCGGCCCCGCCAACTACCACCCCGATGAAGGTCGACAGGATCACCGGATCGTAGAGCGGGAACACGTCCCAGGTCAGCTTGCCGAAAAGGGGGTGTGCGGTGTCGGCGCCGGCCGTGCCGTGTGCGTCAAGAGCTGAGGCCATGGGTCACACTCCGCGGATCGGTGTTCGGGTGTCGGGTCGCAGTCGCGTGGTCACGTCAGTACTCCGCGAAAAGCTGCCACTGATCGCGCGCAGCGGGTTTGAGCAAGGCGAGCAGGGCGCGCGAATCGTCGGCGAGACACATGCCACGGTAGATCTCGCGGTTGTGCAAACCGAGCAAACCACCACCGCCGAGTGCATCAACCATC comes from the Pseudomonadota bacterium genome and includes:
- the cyoB gene encoding cytochrome o ubiquinol oxidase subunit I yields the protein MASALDAHGTAGADTAHPLFGKLTWDVFPLYDPVILSTFIGVVVGGAALVGALTYFKLWGYLWREWFTSVDHKKIGIMYMVLGIVMLLRGFADALLMRAQQALASMGIGSFLDPHHYDQIFTAHGVIMIFFVAMPLVTGFMNYVMPLQIGARDVAFPFLNNLSFWLTVSGAVLIMVSLFVGEFSTAGWLAYPPLSGLTFSPGVGMDYYLWSLNIAGIGTTLSGINLIVTLVKMRAPGMSWMKMPVFCWTTLCTNVLIVATFPVLSATLALLTADRYLGTNFFTNDLGGNPMMYVNLIWIWGHPEVYILILPIFGIFSEIVPVFTGKRLFGYTSMVYATCVIMILSYIVWLHHFFTMGAGASVNSFFGITTMIISIPTGAKLFNWLFTMYKGRVRFELPMMWTLAFMLTFVIGGMTGVLLAVPPADYVLHNSLFLIAHFHNVIIGGVVYGIFAGIVFWFPKAFGFKLDPFWGKVSFWGWVAGFYLAFMPIYVLGLMGVTRRLSQFEDTIYGAFFVTAAIGALLIAVGVVAFIIQIVVSVLRRESLRDHTGDPWDGRTLEWSTTSPPPYYNFALTPKVHELDAWAQMKKLGVARPGAHFQPIHMPKSTASGVLISAAATVMGFALVWHVWWLAAAAFLSTVAYAIMHTFDYDRDYHVPVDEVAAIESAGGPGSSGSAAT